The DNA region GCTGAAACACCGCCGCATCCTGCTCAAACTCTCCGGTGAAGCCCTGATGGGAACCGAGGACTACGGTATCGATCCCAAGGTGATCGGCCGCCTCGCCAAGGAGATCCTCGAAGTGCGCGATGCCGGCGTACAGATCGGCGTCGTCATCGGCGGCGGCAACATCTTCCGCGGCGCCGGCCTGGCTGCCTCGGGCATGGACCGCGTCACCGGCGATCACATGGGCATGCTGGCCACCGTGATGAATGCGCTCGCCATGCAGGACGCCATCGAGAAGCTGGGTGGCGAAGCCCGCACGATGAGCGCCATCAAGATCAACGAAGTCTGCGAAGACTTCATCCGTCGTCGCGCCATTCGCCACCTCGAGAAGGGCCGCGTCGCCCTGTTCGCCGCGGGTATCGGCAACCCGTTCTTCACGACGGACTCCGCGGCCGCCCTGCGCGCTGTCGAAGTCGGTGCGGACCTGTTGCTCAAGGCGACCAAGGTCGACGGCATCTACTCGGCCGATCCGAAGCGCGACCCGACCGCCGAGCGCTATGACCACCTCACGTACAACCAGGTGATCGAGCGCCGTCTCGAGGTCATGGACACCGCCGCCATCGCGCTGTGCCGCGAGAACAAGCTGCCCCTCCGCATCTACGACATGACCCAGCCGGGAAGCCTCATGCGCATCATGCAGGGCGAGCCCGTAGGCACGCTCGTCAACGCCGGCTGAATCCGCCGCTATCCGGCGCCCTGAGGGGCGCCGACGATCCTTGGCGCGCTGCGGCACGGCCGCACGCGCCCTCACTGCTATACTCGTCTGCTGACCAGTTCGACCGGAAACCAGCCCATGATCAACGACATCAAGAAAGATGCTGAGACCCGCATGGGCAAGAGCATCGACTCCCTCAAGCACGACCTCAAGACGATCCGGACCGGCCGCGCCAACGCGTCGATCCTCGACAACATCGTCGTCCCCTATTATGGCTCGCCCACCCCGCTGTCGCAGGTCGCCAACGTGAGCACGCCCGACGCGCGCTCGCTGTCGGTCAAGCCGTTCGACAAGAGCATGATCGGCCCGATCGAGAAGGCCATCATGGCCTCCGACCTCGGCATCACCCCTACCACGATGGGCATGGACATCCGCCTCAATTTCCCGCCGCCGACCGAGGAGCGCCGCAAGGAGCTCGCCAAGAGCGTCGCGAAGGAAGGCGAAGCCGCCAAGATCGCCATCCGCAACGTGCGCCGCGACGCCGTGCAGCATGTCGGCAAGCTGCTCAAGGACAAGGAAATCACGGAAGACGACCAGAAGCGTGCGGACGACGACATCCAGAAGCTGACGGACAAGTTCGTCAAGGAAGTCGACGACGTCGTCAAGGAAAAGGAAAAGGAGCTGATGGCGCTCTGACGCGCCATCGGACCGCATCCATGACCGCGAGGCCCGACGAAGGCAGGGTTCCCCGCCATCTCGCCATCGTGATGGATGGCAACGGGCGCTGGGCCAAACAGCGCCTTCGCCCGCGCACGTTCGGCCACCACGCCGGGCAGAAAGCCGTGCGCAAAGCCGTCGAGTTCTGCCTCCAGCGCGGCATCGCCTCGCTCACCCTGTTCGCCTTCTCCAGCGAAAACTGGAATCGCCCCGCCACCGAGGTGTCGGCGCTGATGGAGCTCTTCCTGAAGGCGATCGACAAGGAAGTGGACGAGCTGCATGGCCACGGGGTCCGCATCCGCTTCGTCGGCGACCTGGACGGTTTCGCGCCGGAACTCCGCCAGCGGATGCTCGACGCCATGGAGCGGACCGGCGGCAACGAGGCGCTCAACCTGAATATCGCCGTCAACTACGGCGGCCGCTGGGATATCGCCAACGCCGCACGGCTGGCCGCCGAAGCGGCGAGCCGTGGCGAGTTCGCCCCCGGCGACATCGACGAGACCCGCCTCGCCACGTACACCTGTCTCGCCGATCAGCCGCCGCTGGATCTGTTCATCCGCACCGGCGGCGAACGTCGCGTCAGCAACTTCCTGCTCTGGCAGATCGCCTACGCCGAGCTCTATTTCACAGACACCCTGTGGCCCGACGTCGACCAGGCCTGCCTCGCCGAGGCTCTCGACGACTATGCCCGCCGGGAGCGCCGCTATGGCCGCA from Luteibacter mycovicinus includes:
- the uppS gene encoding polyprenyl diphosphate synthase — its product is MTARPDEGRVPRHLAIVMDGNGRWAKQRLRPRTFGHHAGQKAVRKAVEFCLQRGIASLTLFAFSSENWNRPATEVSALMELFLKAIDKEVDELHGHGVRIRFVGDLDGFAPELRQRMLDAMERTGGNEALNLNIAVNYGGRWDIANAARLAAEAASRGEFAPGDIDETRLATYTCLADQPPLDLFIRTGGERRVSNFLLWQIAYAELYFTDTLWPDVDQACLAEALDDYARRERRYGRTGEQVAQG
- the frr gene encoding ribosome recycling factor produces the protein MINDIKKDAETRMGKSIDSLKHDLKTIRTGRANASILDNIVVPYYGSPTPLSQVANVSTPDARSLSVKPFDKSMIGPIEKAIMASDLGITPTTMGMDIRLNFPPPTEERRKELAKSVAKEGEAAKIAIRNVRRDAVQHVGKLLKDKEITEDDQKRADDDIQKLTDKFVKEVDDVVKEKEKELMAL
- the pyrH gene encoding UMP kinase, which gives rise to MSNPLKHRRILLKLSGEALMGTEDYGIDPKVIGRLAKEILEVRDAGVQIGVVIGGGNIFRGAGLAASGMDRVTGDHMGMLATVMNALAMQDAIEKLGGEARTMSAIKINEVCEDFIRRRAIRHLEKGRVALFAAGIGNPFFTTDSAAALRAVEVGADLLLKATKVDGIYSADPKRDPTAERYDHLTYNQVIERRLEVMDTAAIALCRENKLPLRIYDMTQPGSLMRIMQGEPVGTLVNAG